One window from the genome of Amycolatopsis sp. NBC_01480 encodes:
- a CDS encoding winged helix-turn-helix transcriptional regulator: protein MKRTDTSAWPCTIARATTVFGDHWNVLLLREAFYGVRRFEDFQRSLGIGRGILTERLSGLVHDGLLVKVEYQDKPVRHEYRLTGKGRDAFPVLMSMAVWADRHMVGPEGTPVIFEHKTCGYDLHIEVACSHCGDPVDLRETGVRWGPGHPSHRQDDDRQA, encoded by the coding sequence ATGAAGCGCACCGACACCTCAGCGTGGCCCTGCACGATCGCTCGCGCCACGACCGTCTTCGGCGACCACTGGAACGTCCTGCTGCTCCGTGAGGCTTTCTACGGTGTCCGCCGCTTCGAGGACTTCCAGCGGTCCCTCGGTATCGGGCGCGGCATCCTCACTGAGCGGCTAAGCGGCCTCGTCCACGACGGTCTGCTCGTCAAGGTCGAGTACCAGGACAAGCCCGTCCGTCATGAGTACCGGCTCACCGGCAAGGGACGAGACGCCTTCCCGGTGCTGATGTCGATGGCGGTCTGGGCCGATCGCCACATGGTCGGCCCGGAAGGCACCCCGGTGATCTTCGAGCACAAGACCTGCGGCTATGACCTCCACATCGAGGTCGCCTGCTCTCACTGCGGAGATCCGGTCGATCTGCGCGAGACAGGGGTTCGGTGGGGTCCCGGGCACCCGTCTCACCGGCAGGACGATGATCGCCAGGCTTAA
- a CDS encoding TetR/AcrR family transcriptional regulator, whose translation MISRAESAAATRRALIDAAAELLDLGGLGAVTLRAVGARAGVTRGAPYTHFPDKESLLIEIGTRAWERLADQSAALRANTGISSADKLGGVVTAFLELGRRQPHLYRLMFSNPAGDPTAMARAAQRSQDEFLMIVADLVGEQNARRYGALLIGSVNGITGMEVSNQLADPKWGVKAEELVDTLVEMVSNVSQRETKE comes from the coding sequence GTGATCAGTCGTGCCGAATCCGCTGCCGCCACTCGCCGAGCCTTGATCGACGCGGCGGCCGAACTGCTCGATCTCGGTGGTCTCGGCGCCGTGACGCTCCGGGCGGTCGGGGCACGTGCCGGGGTGACCCGCGGTGCGCCTTACACCCATTTCCCCGACAAGGAGAGCCTGCTCATCGAGATCGGGACACGAGCATGGGAACGGCTCGCGGACCAGTCGGCGGCGCTACGCGCGAATACCGGGATTTCCTCCGCCGACAAACTTGGGGGCGTCGTCACCGCATTCCTCGAGCTCGGCCGCCGTCAGCCTCACCTTTACCGGCTGATGTTCAGCAATCCGGCCGGCGACCCGACCGCCATGGCCCGTGCCGCCCAGCGCAGCCAGGACGAGTTCCTGATGATCGTCGCCGACCTGGTCGGCGAGCAGAACGCCCGCCGATACGGTGCCCTGCTCATCGGCAGCGTGAACGGGATCACCGGCATGGAGGTCAGCAACCAGCTCGCCGACCCGAAGTGGGGCGTCAAGGCGGAAGAGCTCGTCGACACCCTCGTCGAGATGGTCTCGAACGTGAGTCAGCGCGAAACCAAAGAATGA
- a CDS encoding SDR family oxidoreductase produces MTGASTGMGAATARELARRGFHVLAGVRRESDGAALRAAAVEPVILDITNPEHVAALVARIDGDPQRRTLRALVNNAGVPGAGPVEVTPLDEWRRIFEVNLFGHVAVTQALLPALVRSKGRVVNISSVNGKLSMAGYGPYASSKHAMEALSDALRNELAPHGVQVVVVEPGGVKTEMAGHGLAGLSRLSAGMTPEQDARYGTLVQALPSHVAAFTKAGVTSDVAAKTIVKAVTDRRPRTRYVIGAVAGLLIRASRFLPDRLLDRMTTSDLRKHYPAEKHNRTAAAHHA; encoded by the coding sequence GTGACCGGTGCGTCGACCGGGATGGGTGCGGCCACCGCGCGCGAACTTGCTCGCCGTGGCTTTCACGTCCTGGCTGGGGTCCGGCGTGAGAGCGACGGTGCGGCGCTGCGCGCCGCGGCCGTCGAGCCGGTGATCCTCGACATCACCAACCCGGAGCACGTCGCGGCATTGGTGGCACGCATCGACGGCGACCCGCAACGGCGTACGTTGCGGGCGCTGGTCAACAACGCCGGCGTCCCCGGCGCCGGCCCGGTCGAAGTCACGCCGCTCGACGAGTGGCGGCGCATCTTCGAGGTGAACCTGTTCGGCCACGTCGCCGTGACTCAGGCTCTGCTTCCCGCGCTGGTGCGCAGCAAGGGCCGCGTCGTCAACATCAGCTCGGTGAACGGCAAGCTCTCCATGGCCGGCTACGGCCCCTACGCGAGCAGCAAGCACGCGATGGAAGCCCTGAGCGACGCACTGCGCAACGAATTGGCTCCTCACGGCGTGCAGGTGGTCGTGGTCGAACCGGGCGGTGTCAAGACCGAGATGGCCGGCCACGGCCTGGCCGGACTGAGCCGGCTCAGCGCCGGCATGACACCGGAGCAGGATGCCCGTTACGGCACTCTGGTGCAGGCGTTGCCCTCCCACGTTGCCGCGTTCACCAAGGCCGGCGTGACCTCCGACGTCGCGGCCAAGACGATCGTCAAGGCCGTGACCGACCGCAGGCCCCGCACCCGCTATGTCATCGGCGCTGTGGCCGGGCTACTCATCCGTGCCTCTCGCTTCCTCCCTGACCGGCTGCTCGACCGGATGACGACCTCCGACCTGCGCAAGCACTACCCGGCTGAGAAGCACAACCGAACCGCTGCGGCGCACCACGCCTGA
- a CDS encoding dipeptide/oligopeptide/nickel ABC transporter permease/ATP-binding protein yields MVRRPSRVLRTPVGVVGLTLLAIVVLLTVFAPILWQDRADAADTSNILAGPSAEHLLGTDALGRDNFFRVLVATRLSILLAVCATAVSLVAGLLLGAAPILLGRRAGRLIGAVVNILVAFPALLLVLFFAVVFGVGTTGAVLAVGLAGAPVFGRLCQTLVAGVESLDFVAAARISGVRRWRILVRHVLPNIAEPLIVNVTIGAGSTLLAFAGLSFLGLGVQSPAYDWGRLMQDGLSGIYTQPSAALAPGVAVILAGLAFNLTGEAFARSFGITRILGFPPATAAAGPGTPAEPAAADADPRLDTVLDVHNLHVSFPGATGPIRPVRGVSFRVGRGQALGVVGESGSGKSLTALAIAQLVEEPGRVQADRLRFAGQNLLDGSDPRHRGRLLGQGLAIVFQDPMTSFNPGHRVGPQLAEGARRHQGLSRKAALARAVDRLRAVKVGEPERRARQYPFEFSGGMRQRAMIGMGLMGSPRLIIADEPTTALDVTVQQQVLDLLAEIRARDDAALLMISHDVSVLAQVCDRVLVMYAGRVVEELPAAELWTGARHPYSRALVAAVPDMATDVDAPLASIPGRPVGPAEVPAGCAYAARCPLADDRCRTAEPELVTDAAGHRVACWRANETCSLDPAVTIDEAVTR; encoded by the coding sequence ATGGTGCGCCGTCCGAGCCGCGTGCTGCGCACCCCCGTGGGAGTCGTCGGCCTCACGTTGCTGGCGATCGTGGTGCTGCTGACCGTCTTCGCGCCGATCCTGTGGCAGGACCGCGCGGACGCCGCCGACACCTCGAACATCCTCGCGGGCCCGTCGGCGGAGCACCTCCTCGGCACCGATGCCCTGGGGCGCGACAACTTCTTCCGCGTTCTCGTCGCGACCCGGCTCTCGATCCTGCTCGCCGTCTGCGCCACGGCCGTCTCCCTCGTCGCCGGCCTGCTTCTCGGCGCGGCGCCGATCCTGCTGGGACGCCGGGCCGGGCGGCTGATCGGGGCGGTGGTCAACATCCTGGTCGCGTTCCCCGCGCTGCTGCTCGTGCTCTTCTTCGCGGTCGTCTTCGGCGTCGGGACGACGGGTGCGGTGCTCGCGGTCGGCCTCGCCGGCGCGCCCGTCTTCGGCCGCTTGTGCCAGACGCTCGTGGCCGGCGTGGAGAGCCTCGACTTCGTTGCGGCGGCCCGGATCTCCGGGGTGCGCCGGTGGCGGATCCTGGTGCGCCACGTGCTGCCCAACATCGCGGAGCCGCTGATCGTCAACGTCACCATCGGCGCCGGGAGCACGCTGCTCGCCTTCGCGGGACTGTCGTTCCTCGGCCTCGGCGTCCAGTCCCCGGCCTACGACTGGGGCCGGCTGATGCAGGACGGCCTGTCCGGCATCTACACCCAGCCGTCGGCCGCGCTCGCCCCGGGCGTCGCGGTCATCCTCGCCGGGCTGGCGTTCAACCTCACGGGCGAAGCGTTCGCCCGGAGCTTCGGCATCACCCGGATCCTCGGCTTCCCGCCCGCGACGGCGGCGGCCGGCCCCGGCACACCCGCCGAACCGGCCGCGGCGGACGCCGATCCCCGGCTCGACACCGTCCTCGACGTGCACAACCTGCACGTGTCGTTCCCGGGCGCCACCGGGCCGATCCGGCCGGTGCGCGGCGTGAGCTTCCGCGTGGGCCGCGGTCAGGCGCTGGGCGTCGTGGGAGAGTCGGGTTCGGGCAAGTCGCTCACCGCGCTCGCCATCGCCCAGCTCGTCGAAGAGCCGGGCCGGGTGCAGGCCGACCGGCTGCGCTTCGCCGGGCAGAACCTGCTGGACGGCTCCGATCCCCGACACCGCGGACGGCTGCTGGGCCAAGGCCTCGCCATCGTCTTCCAGGACCCGATGACGTCGTTCAACCCGGGGCACCGGGTGGGTCCCCAGCTCGCCGAGGGCGCCCGCCGGCACCAGGGGCTCAGCCGCAAAGCCGCGCTCGCCCGGGCGGTCGACCGGCTCCGCGCGGTCAAGGTGGGCGAACCCGAGCGGCGCGCGCGCCAGTACCCGTTCGAGTTCTCCGGCGGCATGCGCCAGCGCGCGATGATCGGCATGGGCCTGATGGGCTCACCACGGCTGATCATCGCCGACGAGCCGACCACCGCCCTCGACGTCACAGTGCAGCAGCAGGTTCTCGACCTGCTCGCCGAGATCCGCGCCCGGGACGACGCCGCGCTGCTGATGATCAGCCACGACGTGTCAGTCCTCGCGCAGGTCTGCGACCGGGTGCTGGTGATGTACGCCGGCCGGGTCGTGGAGGAGCTGCCCGCCGCCGAGCTGTGGACCGGGGCGCGGCACCCGTACTCCCGCGCGCTGGTCGCGGCGGTGCCGGACATGGCCACCGACGTCGACGCGCCGCTGGCCAGCATCCCCGGTCGCCCGGTCGGGCCGGCCGAGGTCCCCGCCGGCTGTGCCTACGCCGCGCGCTGCCCGCTGGCCGACGACCGGTGCCGGACGGCCGAACCCGAGCTGGTCACGGACGCGGCCGGCCACCGGGTCGCCTGCTGGCGTGCCAACGAGACGTGTTCGCTCGATCCCGCGGTCACGATCGACGAGGCGGTCACCCGATGA
- a CDS encoding ABC transporter permease, whose product MPETLSATATATEPRLAILNGRWTRFALRRAGRLLVSLWVLVSATFLMIHLVPGDPVRAALGPTATPAVVAARRAALGLDDPLPVQYLHFLKGVLSGDLGSSIVSQLPVGQIIGQLLPATAVLAGLAFLLAAVIAVPVGVAVAMRTRRGRGRRTELVFAGTSVVLGTIPDFLLGVGLVFVFSVTLGWVPVAGNDTWSSYILPVVALALGPAAVLARIVRVELLAVLETDYIRTARAKRLPTSRITLVHALPNAVTATLTLGGLLLSSLIAGTVLVENVFAWPGLGRTIVASIVSKDYAVVQGIVLVYGVGVLLVNTFADVAIAVLDPRSTIGES is encoded by the coding sequence ATGCCGGAAACCCTGAGCGCGACGGCGACGGCGACCGAACCCCGGCTGGCCATCCTCAACGGACGGTGGACCCGGTTCGCCCTGCGGCGGGCCGGCCGGTTGCTGGTCTCCCTGTGGGTACTGGTGAGCGCCACCTTCCTGATGATCCACCTCGTGCCGGGCGACCCCGTCCGGGCCGCGCTCGGGCCCACCGCGACGCCCGCCGTCGTCGCCGCCAGGCGGGCGGCGCTCGGCCTCGACGACCCGCTGCCGGTCCAGTACCTGCACTTCCTCAAGGGGGTTCTCAGCGGCGACCTCGGCTCGTCGATCGTCTCGCAACTCCCGGTCGGTCAGATCATCGGGCAGTTGCTCCCGGCCACGGCCGTGCTGGCCGGGCTGGCGTTCCTGCTCGCCGCAGTCATCGCGGTCCCGGTCGGCGTCGCGGTCGCGATGCGGACCCGGCGGGGCCGCGGCCGGCGCACGGAGCTCGTCTTCGCCGGTACCAGCGTGGTGCTCGGGACGATCCCGGACTTCCTCCTCGGGGTCGGTCTCGTGTTCGTCTTCTCGGTGACCCTCGGCTGGGTTCCGGTGGCCGGGAACGACACCTGGTCGTCCTACATCCTTCCGGTCGTCGCGCTGGCCCTCGGCCCCGCGGCGGTGCTGGCCCGGATCGTGCGCGTCGAGCTGCTCGCCGTCCTCGAAACCGACTACATCCGGACGGCCCGGGCCAAGAGGCTGCCCACGTCGAGGATCACCTTGGTGCACGCACTGCCCAACGCCGTGACCGCGACGCTGACCCTCGGCGGGCTGCTGCTCAGCTCCCTCATCGCCGGGACCGTGCTCGTCGAGAACGTCTTCGCCTGGCCGGGCCTCGGCCGCACGATCGTCGCCTCGATCGTCTCGAAGGACTACGCAGTCGTGCAGGGAATCGTGCTCGTGTACGGGGTCGGGGTGCTGCTGGTCAACACCTTCGCCGACGTCGCGATCGCGGTCCTCGATCCCCGTTCGACGATCGGAGAGTCGTGA